Genomic segment of Nitrosopumilaceae archaeon AB1(1):
ATTCAACATGTTGGGGTATAATTTTCAAAAATCCGAGTATGTAGGTCGTGGCGTGGTAGAATCTGTGGGGGTCGGAATTGACTTTAAAGATGGAGATTTTGCATTACGTGGTAATTTTGCAACATTGAATAATCAAAATTTTATAACAGATAGACGCGCAGGAAGACACATTGAACGACAAGACGCAGATACAATTGCAAAAGAGATTGAATCAAACATTAAATTCTCAGATCCAAACACCACAGTTTCAGTTGTGCCTACAATAGGGCACAGAGTGGTAGTGCGATTTCGTACCAACAATAGAAGATTATCATCAAATATATCAAATACAGATCCAGCATACGCCCGAGTTGATGGCATGGGTATTGCAAAGACGACACATGATGATATCAAAATTAGTAAATGCAACTCAGAGGAAGATACAGAAGATGCAAAATTCACAGCGACAGTGATTAATGAATTTAATTCTGAATCATTACGCATAATGTCAAATAGTGAAATAAATTTAAATCGAAGAGAATCAGGGAAAAAGGANTTAGACTGTATCCTATTACGCGATGCAGGAAATATGTATCCAACGGCAACTCCGATAAACACCAAATATAGTATGAAATTCTCATCTATTGTAGATATGCCAGTTGAAATTGGAATATCAAAGATACTAGATATGAAGATGTATGAGAGCGGTGGTCTTACAGACTATGAGGCAAAAGCCCAAACGGCCGCATATGCAATGAGAGAGCAAAATGCTATCTATATTCACATAAAGGGACCAGATGAGTTTGGGCACGATGGTGATGCAATTGGTAAATTAAAGAATATCGAAGAGATTGACAAAAGATTTTTTGGGGTTTTGTTGCAAAAATTAGATATGAATAATACCAATGTTGTGGTATCAGCAGATCACAGTACACCATGTATCAATAAAGGACATAGCGATGATCCGGTTCCACTGCTAGTATCAGGAAATAATGTCACTAATGATAATACAACAAGATATACAGAATGCGACGGAGAGAAGGGCTCAATTGGGCTTTTACGCGGTGTACAAGTATTAGAGACGGCAATAAAACTAATCAAATCTGAAAAGTAGATATTTCAGAATGTATCATGTTTGTGACCAGTTTCTTCATAACATCTATGTTAATGCCCTCATAAATAACTGGAGAATTTACAAATTTTTCTAATGCTCTATTAAATATAGAGATACAAATATCATTTTCTGCCTTTTGATAATGAACAAAAGCGGCTGCGACTAGAATTATCCCTTGAACTGTTGTCTTCTCTATACCAGTGGAATGATTCCATACCCATTCTAGTGCTTCATGGCATTCCCAAAATCTCTCATTATTGAAATAATATTTTGCATCTTGTATAGCCGAGTCCTTTTCCATATCGCATTCAATAATTAACCTCGAGTTATCCAAAGAACCAATTGATTTTAGACCAATAATTAATGACTCTATGGTACCATCAGGTATTGATACATCAAACTCTAAACATTTACTGGCAACACGGCAATCTCGAATCATAATACCAGGATGGGGATTTAACTTGCGCGCCATTTGTAAAAGTGAAAGAGTATCTTGCGGAGTAAAAGTTTTATTTACAAGATGTAGCATGTATCTTTCCATGTTAAAATATGATACACCACATAGTTAAAGGAATAGTAGAAATAAAAAAAAGTATATTTAAAATTTTAACCAAATAGTGCTGACAGGCCTTCCATAGCTTGTTCTTCAGATTTGCCATCTGCTTTCTTTTCTTCTTTTGGTTTTTCTTTAGACGCCTCACCTTCAGTTGCTGGTGCTGCAGCAGTTGGAGCTACAGCGGCAACAGGAGCGGCTTTGACTGCTTCATCAATATTAACATCAGCAAGAGCGGCAACTAGTGCCTTTACTTGTGCCTCATTCACATCTGAGCCAGATGCTTTTACAACAGAGGTAAGATTCTCTTCGGTAACATCTTTTTTGAGTTTATGTAACATTAGAGCAGCATACACGTATTCCATGATATTGATTTATCAAAATGACATAATATAAAATTATATCCACTTTGATGGATAATTACAGGATAACGACCCCATTGTGAGAGATTAATTTTGTATCACTGTATCACTAGGAGTGTCATATGTACCCCACAGTATCCAGTCTCCATCAATGACTGCCCATAGATCATAATTTGCCTGAGCAAGATCACCGGCGTCATTTAATGTTATACTTCCAAGAGAACCCATGTGGGCATATGCCGTATCATGTAGATTACTAGTCAAAATATCAACATCGGTGCTTTGGGTATTTTGTATTGTAAGACCAATAAGCCATACAGAGTCATAGATCCCATACGTGTAAGTAATTGGATTGTATCCAAGTGTATCGAACAGAGTAGATTTTACATTACGTTTGACATCATTATCTGAAACACCTACAATTACTGAAACAAGTCTGGTATTGGTTACAAATTCTTTAGTAATCGGATCTTGAATTAGAGCAATAGACTGCGCGTTTGGACTTGCATCATACCATTTTACGTCATCTAGTATGTCATGTGCAGATGCAGATTGCATTAAAGGTAAGAGTTCTGCAAATCCAAAAAAAACAATACCAACATTGTCTGCACCATATTCAGAGACATACTCTTGTGTTTTTTTAGCTGAATAAAGATACAGATGTGGAAAACTCTGGAGATTCAGGGTTGTACCGTATACCCTCATCGGTTATTCCTCCACGAGCTGTAAAAAATTCAGATGTGTATTTATTCAAAGAGTCACCCCACGCATCACCACGCCACACAGGAATGAGTACTTTGACAGCATCATGATTCAGGACAGCGACCATTGCAGGTCCCTGATGTGAGGCATCGACGGTCATACGAAAGATATTATCATTTGCAATTGCAAGAGTATCGGCATTGGAGCAACAACTGAGTAAAAGTACGTTATTGGATTCGGCATATCCTGCCATATTCCTTAAACCTGCACTAGTTGGAACGCCAACTACAACATTGGCCCCTCTAGAGTATAATGTGGTCAATTTTTCAAGTGATTGGGCAGGGTTGGTTGCAGAGTCTTCAACTATTAAGGTCAAGTGCCAAGTCTCGCCAGATTCTTTCAGGTAATTATTGAAATCATCAATTGCAAGTCTTGTTCCCACTAGCAATTCTTGACCTACGGCAGTCAAATCCCCAGTGAGTGGAAGAATCGCCCCTATCAATACCTCTGAGGGAATCGCACTTGTCAATACTGGAGATCGTGTAGGTGTAGATTGTAAATTATTATCGGTTCCATCATGCACTCCCCAAAGTGTCCATTGTCCATCAACTACTCTCCATAAATCATGATCTGCTTGAGCAAGATCATCATTATTATTCAGATTAGTATATCCAATAGAACCGACGTATGTACTTGCTATTTGTGGAAGATTTGTCTTTATGGTATCAACATCACTAGAACCAGAGTCCAGTATAGTAAGTCCGACTAGCCAAACAGAGTCATAAGTGGCATGAGCGTAAGTGGATGGATTCTGTCCCAATTTATCAAATAGATTTGATTGTACATGTTTGTTTATAGAATTAGATGAGGAGCCGGCAAGTATTGATAATAATTGAGTTTGAGTTGCAAATTCACGTGTTATATCATCTTGAATTAATATTGCAGATTGTGCAATTGTACCTGTGTCATACCATTTTACATCATTTAATATATCATATTCTGAGGATGTCTGTAAAAATAATAAAAGTTCTTCAAAAGAATACACAACTATTCCTACATTATCTTTACCATACTCAGAGACATACTCTTGTGTCTTTTCAGCCAATAAAGATACAGAGGTAGAAAATTCGGGTGATTCTGGATTGTATCGTATACCTTCATCTACAATGCCACCCAATTCTTTGAAATAATTAGAGGTAGTTTTACTCAAAGAGTCACCCCATGCATCACCACGCCACATAGGAATCATTACTGTAATTCCATCTTTATCTAAAACAGACGATATTGCTGATGCCTGAGTGGTAGCATCAACTGTTAGACGAAAGATATTATCATCTGGTATACTAAGAGTGACGGCATTGGAGCAACAACTGAATAAAAATATATTATTGGATTCGGCATACACTGCCATATTTTTCAAACCTGCACTAGTAGGAACGCCGACTAGAACATCTATTCCTTCAGAGTAAAGAGAAGTCAATTTCTCCAAAGACTGAGATGGACTAGTTGCAGAGTCTTCTATGACTAGAACTAGACGCCAAGATGCATCAGTGTCTTTTAGATATTTATTAAAATCATCAACAGCCAATTTAGCAGCCTCTGCAGTCTCTAACCCTAAGAAAGAGAGATCACCGGTAAGCGATGTGATCATGCCTATTGTTACAACAGAAGTATTTGATGTAAAAGTCTCAACTGGTGTAGATGAATCATTGGTATAGTTAATAGCTGAGGCAATACCGAATCCAATTAGTATACCAATGACAAGAATAACAATTTTTTGATAATTTAAACTCATGAATAAAACAAGGCAAATGTTTGGAGGTAAAAAATCTTTAGAGTAAAATTATGAGTAAATTTCTAATTTGCGGTATAATCTAAAGTCTTTAAAGACACACCAAGAGCTGATCCATGAGATTTCTGTAACAAATGTTTGATGGTTTCAGCAGTGATATAACCAGACTCTAATGCCAAAGACATAGACGACTGTGCAGCCTCTGATAAAATAAAATGAATATTATCATCAGTAATGTATCCTGCTTTGATGGATAAAGAGACAGCCTCTTGATGAAATAGAGTAAAGTGTTCTCTAAATTTGTCAATGTCTACAAATAAATCATCCTGAGTATACTGCAATCCTCGTTCAAGTGCGGCGTTTAGTAAAATACCGGCCTCTACAGTCTTTATATCTAATTTACTGAGTAGTGGCGCAAGTTTAGCATTAATAATATCACCTTTTTTTGCAGGAATAGTATCTTTTGTAATCCATATAGTACCTTGATTTATCTTTGTTGGAATTTTCGCTTCTTTGAATTCAGTAAGCATTGGACCGGGCGCAATTCCAGTATTCTTTGCAGGAACTTTTACATCAATACTTGAAACATCCCCTCTNCTTGCAAATAGCATAACTTTGTTCTTACCCAACAGAACATTGAGTTTGAATGGAGACATATTCGTAAACATGAGTAAACATTGCCCCTTTAGAGTATCAAGCATCTTTTCTACATTAGTAATACCAGATTTCTTCAGAGCGATTTTGGCTATTCTGACCTTTATACTTAACATCTGTACCTCAGAGAGTAATTTTTTACGTAGAGGCAAAAGTTGAGACGAACGAACCTTTTCCATTCTAATTAGAGCCACAGTATCATATTCTGCGGCAAGTTTTTCTACTTGTTGAGCCATCATAGATTTTTTAGATGGATAATCAAATCTATTTTCATACATGTGATTTTTTCCTCTGCACAACTTCTAATTTAATGGCCTTACTCATACTAGCTTTAATCAGAATTTTTCTCATATTACGTTCAGCATTTGGTAGTTTTCGTATAACAGAATTAATTATAACAAGTGCGTTGGCAGCAAGATCCCCAGTGTCCATAGACTCATCACCAAATTTACAAGATAAAGAGAGTGATGTTCTCACACGAATTCTAATCGATGAACGAAATCTCTTTAGAAGAGACTCTATGGATGCATTAAACGGTACTGGGGTAGGCATCTTACCTCTAGGTCCCATCAATTGACCCAATATTTTTCCCACAGTAGGCATTAGTTTAGTATCGGCAAGAAAAAAATCATATTTATTTATAAATTTACGAGATTCACGTTTGTTAGATTCAAATTTGACTAGTTCTTCTTCATTAAGTACTTTGTCGGCCTTTGCATCACGTGCTTTTAAACTCATATCACCGGATGCCATCACACACACAAGTGCAGGGGATTTAGATTGTTTTGGTAATTCAAGAATATCATTAATTGCAAATCCCTTTTTTACATCAATATCTTTGAATACCATGATTAATTCTAATGTCTGGGTAAATTTTCTTTTTTTCATGCTAGATTTTACCTCATCTATCACAGTGACAAGTTGTTGTTCAGTTATCAATAAAATTTAACTTTATAACTCACTTAAAATCGTTTAGTAGTGATTTATTGAGTTTGGGGATTATGACATGATCAAAGTCTTTACAAATTTAGTTGAAGATTAATAATTTTGAATCAATAATTCAGTATGACCCAACCGCCTAGCAGAGTCACTATTAATGAAACGATTGACCCTGATTACACGTTTTTTCCATTTTTTGGAAAACGCGTTGGATACATAAGATACATTAGAATTTGATAATAATACCTTGCAATTTTTTTTATCTAGTGAATCGCACAAGTTAACTAGGCGATCAAAATTTTCCGTGTTGAAATTTTGTTCAGTATAACTAGTAAATGATGATTTCTTGATTGGAAAGTAGGGAGGATCAAAATAGATGAAATCATTTGCTCGTGTAAGTTTTGAAATTTTAGTAAAGTCATTACAATTAATTTGAATATTTGGAGAACGTAATGCACGATTAATTTTTCTCAACATAATTTCATTAATTATATTTGGATTTTTGTATCTTCCAAATGGTACATTAAAGTGACCATCAGAATTTACACGGTATAAACCATTATAGCAAGTCTTGTTTAAAAATAAAAATTTAGATGCAATTTCTATCTTACCGACGGGGTACAAGTCTCGTATTTTATAATAATAATTTTTGGGATCCTTGGAGTAAGATGTATAATGATTTGTCAAAGATTTTATTAAAAGTCCTATACGATTACGTATTACTTGATAAGTTGTGATTAGATCTTTATTCAAATCAAATAGATGGCATTTTTGTTTAGGATTTGTTGATAAAATATGGAATAGTAGACTCCANCCACCCAAAAATGGTTCAAAATAACAATCATATTTTGACGGAATCTGTTTATCCAACTCTGATATTATCTGTCTTTTACCACCTGCCCACTTGACAATAGGTTGCAGAATATCAGAATTAGAAGATATAGACATTATATCATGATTATAATATTACTAAAAATAAGGGTGTGTATTATTGGCGTGTTTCATAAATATAACAGTC
This window contains:
- a CDS encoding alkaline phosphatase family protein → MRLVYVLLDGVGDLPHPSIDNTTPLQGAHTPNLDKLVSNGSMGRVISVGEGIAPESDIAVFNMLGYNFQKSEYVGRGVVESVGVGIDFKDGDFALRGNFATLNNQNFITDRRAGRHIERQDADTIAKEIESNIKFSDPNTTVSVVPTIGHRVVVRFRTNNRRLSSNISNTDPAYARVDGMGIAKTTHDDIKISKCNSEEDTEDAKFTATVINEFNSESLRIMSNSEINLNRRESGKKXLDCILLRDAGNMYPTATPINTKYSMKFSSIVDMPVEIGISKILDMKMYESGGLTDYEAKAQTAAYAMREQNAIYIHIKGPDEFGHDGDAIGKLKNIEEIDKRFFGVLLQKLDMNNTNVVVSADHSTPCINKGHSDDPVPLLVSGNNVTNDNTTRYTECDGEKGSIGLLRGVQVLETAIKLIKSEK
- a CDS encoding DUF309 domain-containing protein — protein: MERYMLHLVNKTFTPQDTLSLLQMARKLNPHPGIMIRDCRVASKCLEFDVSIPDGTIESLIIGLKSIGSLDNSRLIIECDMEKDSAIQDAKYYFNNERFWECHEALEWVWNHSTGIEKTTVQGIILVAAAFVHYQKAENDICISIFNRALEKFVNSPVIYEGINIDVMKKLVTNMIHSEISTFQI
- the rpl12p gene encoding 50S ribosomal protein P1, translating into MEYVYAALMLHKLKKDVTEENLTSVVKASGSDVNEAQVKALVAALADVNIDEAVKAAPVAAVAPTAAAPATEGEASKEKPKEEKKADGKSEEQAMEGLSALFG
- a CDS encoding ABC transporter substrate-binding protein, with protein sequence MSLNYQKIVILVIGILIGFGIASAINYTNDSSTPVETFTSNTSVVTIGMITSLTGDLSFLGLETAEAAKLAVDDFNKYLKDTDASWRLVLVIEDSATSPSQSLEKLTSLYSEGIDVLVGVPTSAGLKNMAVYAESNNIFLFSCCSNAVTLSIPDDNIFRLTVDATTQASAISSVLDKDGITVMIPMWRGDAWGDSLSKTTSNYFKELGGIVDEGIRYNPESPEFSTSVSLLAEKTQEYVSEYGKDNVGIVVYSFEELLLFLQTSSEYDILNDVKWYDTGTIAQSAILIQDDITREFATQTQLLSILAGSSSNSINKHVQSNLFDKLGQNPSTYAHATYDSVWLVGLTILDSGSSDVDTIKTNLPQIASTYVGSIGYTNLNNNDDLAQADHDLWRVVDGQWTLWGVHDGTDNNLQSTPTRSPVLTSAIPSEVLIGAILPLTGDLTAVGQELLVGTRLAIDDFNNYLKESGETWHLTLIVEDSATNPAQSLEKLTTLYSRGANVVVGVPTSAGLRNMAGYAESNNVLLLSCCSNADTLAIANDNIFRMTVDASHQGPAMVAVLNHDAVKVLIPVWRGDAWGDSLNKYTSEFFTARGGITDEGIRYNPESPEFSTSVSLFS
- the rplJ gene encoding 50S ribosomal protein L10 — its product is MYENRFDYPSKKSMMAQQVEKLAAEYDTVALIRMEKVRSSQLLPLRKKLLSEVQMLSIKVRIAKIALKKSGITNVEKMLDTLKGQCLLMFTNMSPFKLNVLLGKNKVMLFAXRGDVSSIDVKVPAKNTGIAPGPMLTEFKEAKIPTKINQGTIWITKDTIPAKKGDIINAKLAPLLSKLDIKTVEAGILLNAALERGLQYTQDDLFVDIDKFREHFTLFHQEAVSLSIKAGYITDDNIHFILSEAAQSSMSLALESGYITAETIKHLLQKSHGSALGVSLKTLDYTAN
- a CDS encoding 50S ribosomal protein L1 codes for the protein MITEQQLVTVIDEVKSSMKKRKFTQTLELIMVFKDIDVKKGFAINDILELPKQSKSPALVCVMASGDMSLKARDAKADKVLNEEELVKFESNKRESRKFINKYDFFLADTKLMPTVGKILGQLMGPRGKMPTPVPFNASIESLLKRFRSSIRIRVRTSLSLSCKFGDESMDTGDLAANALVIINSVIRKLPNAERNMRKILIKASMSKAIKLEVVQRKKSHV
- a CDS encoding Dam family site-specific DNA-(adenine-N6)-methyltransferase, with the protein product MSISSNSDILQPIVKWAGGKRQIISELDKQIPSKYDCYFEPFLGGWSLLFHILSTNPKQKCHLFDLNKDLITTYQVIRNRIGLLIKSLTNHYTSYSKDPKNYYYKIRDLYPVGKIEIASKFLFLNKTCYNGLYRVNSDGHFNVPFGRYKNPNIINEIMLRKINRALRSPNIQINCNDFTKISKLTRANDFIYFDPPYFPIKKSSFTSYTEQNFNTENFDRLVNLCDSLDKKNCKVLLSNSNVSYVSNAFSKKWKKRVIRVNRFINSDSARRLGHTELLIQNY